From Microscilla marina ATCC 23134, the proteins below share one genomic window:
- a CDS encoding serine hydrolase domain-containing protein — MKNQTKHSLLCLLLLIYVWLPARAQDSTPKHQSKTEVIKAVVEKYCQDHPFSGAVLVAQNRQLVWKGAKGYANKAAEQKNLINTKFLVGSVSKQFTAMIVLQLVQEGKLKLNDLAIKYFPFLPKEKSTITIHQLLSHTSGLGHYSQLKVKYKKFMYKPTTPVEYAKVIAKMGMVAKPGKKMSYSSMGYILLAAIAEQITGKTFSTLLEERIARPLGLKNTGFTLNTDELQNFALSYDLKKQKAATDNDFRFKLNKPRHQSNTYSTGGVHSTVEDMLVWLKALATNKLLNKELTKKMFTPNLSNYAYGWFINDVRLTKAYKLTNIISHGGSVNGFRAAVSMFNNQQDFVIILGNQPSRIWLLTAEIKKALDRKE; from the coding sequence ATGAAAAATCAGACAAAACATTCACTCTTGTGCTTACTACTTTTAATATATGTTTGGTTGCCTGCTCGTGCCCAAGATAGTACACCTAAGCACCAATCTAAAACCGAAGTAATAAAGGCAGTGGTAGAAAAGTACTGCCAAGACCATCCCTTTTCGGGAGCGGTGTTGGTGGCACAAAACCGACAATTGGTGTGGAAAGGTGCCAAAGGTTACGCCAACAAAGCAGCTGAGCAAAAGAACCTAATCAATACAAAGTTTTTGGTGGGGTCAGTGTCCAAACAGTTTACCGCAATGATTGTACTGCAGTTGGTGCAAGAAGGCAAACTTAAGCTAAACGACTTGGCAATTAAATACTTCCCTTTTTTACCTAAAGAAAAATCAACAATTACCATTCACCAACTGCTCTCGCATACCTCAGGTCTAGGGCATTACTCTCAGCTAAAGGTAAAGTATAAAAAGTTTATGTATAAGCCCACTACTCCAGTAGAGTATGCCAAGGTAATAGCTAAAATGGGTATGGTGGCAAAACCAGGCAAGAAGATGTCTTACAGCAGCATGGGCTATATATTGTTGGCAGCTATAGCCGAACAAATTACCGGAAAAACTTTTAGTACTTTGCTCGAAGAGCGTATTGCGCGTCCTTTGGGGCTTAAAAATACCGGATTTACTTTAAACACCGACGAATTGCAAAACTTTGCCTTGAGCTATGATCTTAAGAAGCAGAAAGCTGCTACAGACAACGACTTTAGATTTAAACTTAACAAGCCACGTCATCAATCCAACACTTACTCTACCGGAGGTGTTCACTCTACCGTAGAAGATATGTTGGTTTGGTTGAAAGCCCTTGCCACAAACAAATTACTGAACAAGGAACTGACTAAAAAAATGTTTACGCCCAATTTGAGTAACTATGCTTATGGATGGTTTATCAATGACGTACGACTCACTAAAGCATACAAACTTACCAACATCATTAGCCACGGAGGATCAGTCAATGGTTTTCGTGCCGCAGTAAGTATGTTCAACAACCAGCAAGACTTTGTGATTATCCTGGGCAACCAACCTTCGCGTATTTGGTTATTAACTGCCGAAATCAAGAAAGCCCTGGATCGAAAAGAGTAA